A genomic region of Trueperaceae bacterium contains the following coding sequences:
- a CDS encoding dihydrodipicolinate synthase family protein, which produces MTAFGGVHTIMPTPFTEDGALDLASLETLTEFLIGRGVDGLVVLGVLGEAPKLSQREQDEVIATTVKAAAGRVPVFAGAGAGGTDLAVERGKNAVARGAGGLLVAPPPVQNDAVIYEYYRRMDAAIDTPIILHDYPAATGVSMTVPLVARMHDELRNVSVIKLEDTPSVPKVSALRAMGCEIGIVGGLGGLYFLEELERGANGIMTGFSYPEVLVAVYRAFVGGDVAAARRTFYAACPLIRYEFQPGIGLALRKEVYRSRGAIRSAHVRHPGAQIDPVAQRELANVIAHVWPNG; this is translated from the coding sequence ATGACCGCTTTCGGTGGCGTTCACACCATCATGCCCACGCCGTTCACTGAGGACGGCGCGCTCGACCTGGCCAGCCTCGAGACGCTGACGGAGTTCCTGATCGGCCGCGGCGTAGACGGCCTCGTGGTGCTGGGCGTGCTGGGAGAGGCCCCCAAGCTGTCGCAACGCGAACAGGACGAGGTGATAGCGACGACCGTGAAGGCCGCCGCCGGCCGGGTGCCGGTCTTCGCCGGCGCGGGAGCGGGCGGCACCGATCTCGCGGTGGAGCGCGGCAAGAACGCCGTGGCGCGCGGGGCTGGCGGGCTCCTGGTCGCGCCGCCGCCCGTGCAGAACGACGCCGTCATCTACGAGTACTACCGGCGCATGGACGCCGCCATCGACACTCCGATCATCCTTCACGACTACCCGGCGGCGACGGGCGTGAGCATGACCGTGCCGCTCGTGGCGCGGATGCACGACGAGCTGCGGAACGTGAGCGTGATCAAGCTGGAGGACACGCCCAGCGTTCCGAAGGTCTCGGCGCTGCGGGCCATGGGGTGCGAGATCGGCATCGTCGGGGGGCTCGGCGGGCTCTACTTCCTCGAGGAGCTGGAGCGCGGAGCGAACGGCATCATGACCGGCTTCTCGTATCCCGAGGTCCTGGTCGCGGTCTACCGGGCGTTCGTCGGCGGAGACGTCGCGGCCGCGCGCCGGACCTTCTACGCCGCCTGCCCGCTCATACGCTACGAGTTCCAACCCGGCATCGGCCTGGCTCTGCGCAAGGAGGTCTACCGCTCGCGAGGCGCGATCCGCAGCGCCCACGTGCGGCATCCCGGCGCCCAGATCGACCCGGTCGCCCAGCGCGAGCTCGCCAACGTGATCGCGCACGTCTGGCCGAACGGCTGA
- a CDS encoding DUF885 domain-containing protein, with protein sequence MALQDLTRRYLDLHLALRPVDSTFMGYEDRDHELPPATPAALEQETSELASLALELRRQPAGATAEDRIARAALHGAVQHALRENEARPRLANPAWYTGEAAFGLIALLLRTPSGHVGDALRQRVEALPAFLAAGAARLAGAAAPADWVTRAKLEAQALERLLTHGLPLHALAGSVPPDAVAAACKAAAAFASSLAPSADSDPAAPAGYLAHLFAEVHQLPMPVKEAEALALEGFERARAALEAKARAADPEESWRAQLARLEGDHPPLPDVIATYSRLHERAMAEAERAGLVTPALGYGLRFAYLPEWARGVAHELYFLFYRSPAAMSPGSASPYWVFAPGADLDAYLRGQSYATIKLTHAVHHGSIGHHTQNARARESAVSLGRLAGTDCASGIALLAGGTMIEGWACYSQDLLLEADGFYTPAEELLLAHAELRNTAMCLADIRLHTGVWSLAQMRAFYEDEVGIGSQRAWTETTRNSMWPSTRSMYWLGTRAIRQFRRDVGGEARRFHDALLAFGSVPVYPVGEELLRAKERA encoded by the coding sequence GTGGCCCTGCAAGACCTGACCCGCAGGTACCTCGACCTCCACCTGGCGCTGCGCCCGGTCGACAGCACCTTCATGGGCTACGAGGACCGGGATCACGAGCTCCCTCCCGCCACGCCCGCGGCCTTGGAGCAGGAGACGTCGGAACTCGCCTCGCTGGCGCTCGAGCTGCGGCGTCAGCCGGCGGGCGCCACGGCCGAGGACCGGATCGCGCGCGCGGCCCTACATGGAGCCGTGCAGCACGCCCTGCGCGAGAACGAGGCGCGTCCGCGGCTCGCGAACCCGGCTTGGTACACGGGCGAGGCGGCGTTCGGGCTCATAGCGTTGCTCCTCCGCACGCCGTCCGGCCACGTGGGCGACGCGCTCAGGCAGCGCGTAGAAGCACTGCCGGCGTTCCTCGCAGCCGGCGCGGCGCGGCTGGCGGGCGCGGCAGCGCCGGCCGATTGGGTGACGCGAGCGAAGCTCGAGGCGCAGGCCCTCGAGCGCCTGCTCACGCACGGCCTTCCACTCCATGCGCTCGCCGGCTCGGTGCCTCCCGATGCGGTGGCGGCGGCCTGCAAGGCCGCCGCTGCGTTCGCCTCGTCGTTGGCGCCGTCCGCCGACTCGGACCCGGCCGCACCGGCGGGCTATCTCGCCCACCTGTTCGCCGAGGTGCATCAGCTGCCCATGCCCGTGAAAGAAGCCGAGGCGCTGGCCCTCGAGGGGTTCGAGCGCGCCAGGGCCGCGTTGGAGGCCAAGGCGCGCGCGGCCGACCCGGAGGAGTCCTGGCGGGCGCAACTGGCGAGGCTCGAGGGCGATCACCCGCCCCTACCCGACGTGATCGCGACCTACTCCCGCCTGCACGAGCGGGCGATGGCGGAGGCGGAGCGCGCCGGCCTGGTGACCCCCGCGCTCGGTTACGGGCTGCGGTTCGCCTACCTGCCCGAATGGGCGCGCGGCGTGGCGCACGAGCTCTACTTCCTCTTCTACCGGTCGCCGGCGGCCATGAGCCCCGGTAGCGCCAGCCCGTACTGGGTCTTCGCCCCTGGGGCCGACCTCGACGCCTACCTGCGAGGCCAGAGCTACGCGACCATCAAGCTCACGCACGCGGTTCACCACGGCTCGATCGGACATCACACGCAGAACGCGCGCGCCAGGGAGTCCGCGGTATCGCTCGGCAGGCTGGCGGGCACCGACTGCGCGTCCGGGATCGCCCTCCTCGCGGGCGGCACCATGATCGAGGGGTGGGCATGCTACTCGCAGGACCTGCTGCTCGAGGCGGACGGCTTCTACACGCCTGCCGAGGAGTTGCTGCTCGCGCATGCGGAGCTCAGGAACACGGCCATGTGCCTCGCTGACATCCGGCTCCATACCGGGGTCTGGAGCCTCGCGCAGATGCGCGCCTTCTACGAGGACGAGGTGGGGATCGGTTCGCAGCGCGCGTGGACCGAGACGACTAGGAACTCCATGTGGCCGAGCACGAGGTCGATGTACTGGCTCGGTACGCGAGCCATCAGGCAGTTCCGGCGTGACGTCGGAGGCGAAGCGCGGCGGTTCCACGACGCCCTGCTGGCGTTCGGCTCCGTTCCCGTCTACCCCGTCGGCGAGGAGCTGCTGCGCGCGAAGGAGAGAGCATGA
- a CDS encoding Gfo/Idh/MocA family oxidoreductase, with protein sequence MSAKRLGVGVLGAHAWAEKAHLPGYAAYDRARLVAICDVVPERANALAAQFGVERVYTDPADLIADPDVELVDVCTPTDTHLPLSLAAIAARKHVLSEKPLARDARDAFAAATAAAEAGVRTKLGFTFRYSPAVRQLKRWIDDGSLGEIFHVHGFEQNSQFLDPDFPIRQVEPGADWNTLLPSSIVGYGSHLLDLMRWCAGEFGSVAATMRNFIPERVVRGYEGRRRIGIEDGTVATVEFATGAHGVLQTSYIAVGNYPGVELRVYGSKGAAVARLISEFGVAETLHLATADEVEFRKVDLPAGALPPGTTLNTPWPELYYRNLVRHFVDEILDDTSPECTFLDGAKSQELVNAIVLASQERRWVDLPLYGASE encoded by the coding sequence ATGAGCGCGAAGAGACTCGGAGTCGGCGTCCTCGGCGCCCATGCCTGGGCCGAGAAAGCCCACCTGCCCGGCTACGCCGCCTACGACAGGGCGCGGCTCGTCGCCATCTGCGACGTGGTGCCCGAGCGCGCCAACGCGCTGGCGGCGCAGTTCGGGGTCGAGCGCGTCTACACGGACCCGGCCGATCTGATCGCCGACCCGGACGTGGAGCTGGTCGACGTGTGCACGCCAACGGACACCCACCTGCCCCTCAGCCTCGCGGCGATAGCGGCGCGCAAGCACGTGCTCTCGGAGAAGCCGCTCGCCCGCGATGCGCGCGACGCCTTCGCGGCGGCGACCGCCGCGGCGGAGGCCGGGGTGCGCACCAAGCTCGGGTTCACGTTCCGCTACTCGCCCGCCGTGAGGCAGCTGAAGCGTTGGATAGACGACGGCTCTCTCGGGGAGATCTTCCACGTGCACGGTTTCGAGCAGAACAGCCAGTTCCTCGACCCCGACTTCCCCATCCGCCAGGTCGAACCCGGCGCGGATTGGAACACCCTCCTGCCGTCGAGCATCGTCGGTTACGGCTCCCATCTCCTCGACCTCATGCGGTGGTGCGCGGGCGAGTTCGGCAGCGTCGCCGCCACGATGCGCAACTTCATCCCCGAGCGCGTCGTGCGCGGCTACGAGGGGCGGCGGCGCATCGGCATCGAGGACGGCACCGTGGCCACCGTGGAGTTCGCCACCGGCGCCCACGGCGTGCTGCAGACGTCGTACATCGCCGTGGGCAACTACCCCGGCGTCGAGTTGCGCGTGTACGGCTCTAAGGGTGCGGCCGTCGCGCGCTTGATCAGCGAGTTCGGCGTCGCGGAGACGCTCCACCTCGCCACGGCGGACGAGGTCGAGTTCCGCAAGGTCGACCTGCCCGCCGGCGCGCTGCCCCCCGGCACCACCCTCAACACCCCGTGGCCGGAGCTGTACTACCGCAACCTCGTGCGCCACTTCGTCGACGAGATCCTGGACGACACGAGCCCGGAGTGCACCTTCCTGGACGGCGCGAAGAGCCAGGAGCTCGTCAACGCCATCGTCCTGGCCAGCCAGGAACGCCGCTGGGTCGACCTGCCGCTCTACGGCGCGTCGGAGTAG